One genomic window of Fusarium keratoplasticum isolate Fu6.1 chromosome 3, whole genome shotgun sequence includes the following:
- a CDS encoding GH16 domain-containing protein, whose protein sequence is MSQHRQSSQDHDGVGPGPTDISRTMSVESNTHSAHPEPPNSGLRHSIEPVRGPGSAGNAGMFSIPEFSRPPSDYESSNGSGTQFEDRNRYFHSRRVKPGEIEKPWLEKTNPKEKWVTILPILAIILGLVGSGFLVWDGIRSVVKNTYCPVLDEDFSGGLDPKIWTKEVEVGGYGNGQFEQTTNTDENVYVDNGNLIIKATLQNAKLMEKNNVINLFKDGSCTSKVWSNCIASTNLTAGNNSVVPPVKSGRINTKKGATIKYGRIEVTAKLPEGDWLWPAIWMLPAKSAYGPWPRSGEIDIIESRGNNWTYAQGGNDIVGSALHWGPNSANDGWWKTNNKRKALHTTYSAGFNMFGLEWSQKYLFTYVNTRLLQVTYTNFKKPMWKRGGFPDVDQNGTRLTDPWSASGELNAPFDQEFYLILNVAVGATNGWFEDGKSGKPWYDNSPTAKRDFWEARGEWYPTWKQPQMEVSRVVIMQQCNGDEEL, encoded by the exons ATGAGCCAGCATCGACAAAGCAGCCAGGACCATGACGGGGTTGGCCCTGGTCCGACAGACATTTCACGAACCATGTCTGTCGAGTCCAATACTCACTCAGCTCACCCAGAGCCACCAAACAGTGGCCTCCGTCACAGCATCGAGCCTGTACGTGGACCAGGCTCCGCCGGAAACGCGGGCATGTTTAGCATCCCCGAGTTTTCACGCCCTCCCTCCGACTATGAGTCTTCCAATGGTTCCGGAACGCAATTCGAGGACCGGAACCGGTACTTCCATTCGCGAAGAGTCAAGCCTGGTGAGATTGAGAAGCCATGGCTGGAAAAGACCAACCCCAAGGAGAAGTGGGTGACAATTCTCCCAATCCTGGCCATCATTCTCGGTCTTGTCGGCTCTGGGTTTCTCGTCTGGGACGGCATAAGAAGTGTTGTGAAAAACACTTACTGCCCTGTCCTGGATGAAGACTTTAGTGGAGGCTTGGATCCAAAGATTTGGACcaaggaagttgaagttggtggTTACGG TAACGGACAGTTCGAACAAACAACCAACACCGATGAGAATGTCTATGTCGACAACggcaacctcatcatcaaggccacgCTCCAGAATGCAAAGTTGATGGAAAAGAACAACGTCATCAATCTCTTCAAGGACGGCAGTTGTACCTCCAAGGTCTGGTCGAATTGTATTGCTTCAACCAACTTGACTGCGGGAAACAACAGTGTCGTCCCCCCAGTCAAGTCTGGtcgcatcaacaccaagaagggAGCCACCATCAAGTACGGCCGAATCGAAGTGACAGCCAAGCTTCCCGAGGGCGACTGGTTATGGCCTGCCATCTGGATGTTGCCCGCCAAGAGCGCCTACGGCCCCTGGCCTAGATCCGGCGAGATTGACATCATTGAGTCGCGTGGAAACAACTGGACATACGCTCAAGGCGGAAACGACATTGTCGGCTCTGCCCTGCACTGGGGTCCCAACTCTGCCAACGACGGTTGGTGGaagaccaacaacaagcGAAAAGCCCTCCACACTACGTACAGTGCTGGCTTCAACATGTTTGGTCTAGAGTGGTCTCAGAAGTACCTGTTTACGTACGTCAACACCCGCCTGCTCCAGGTCACCTACACCAACTTCAAGAAGCCTATGTGGAAGCGCGGCGGGTTTCCCGACGTCGACCAGAATGGCACTCGACTCACTGACCCCTGGTCCGCCTCGGGCGAGCTCAATGCACCGTTTGATCAGGAGTTCTACCTGATCCTCAACGTTGCTGTCGGCGCCACCAATGGCTGGTTCGAGGATGGCAAGTCTGGAAAGCCATGGTACGACAACTCGCCGACAGCCAAGAGAGACTTCTGGGAGGCCCGTGGCGAGTGGTATCCTACTTGGAAGCAGCCCCAAATGGAGGTCAGCCGTGTTGTTATTATGCAGCAGTGTaacggcgacgaggagtTGTAA
- a CDS encoding Glyco-trans-2-like domain-containing protein: MGLGSYFKAEPAPPLPADPPPRRPSHRPSISLHPPNDEKAPPAAVMELQPPGPKFTAGPPSIAVSSKSSASGFLDDIKHEVMVNYLYQQQCSMLWVGDGSGEIEGVLLRKSRGQYMACPPQLGQSPFAVACTALNVQCAMTVNSRVIKTFLQWSPDAVDMPLMNGLRVQILPTVNDLPRARKHQFAAFIASDGLLVVWDDDALNLMARAKIIESELMELVWNSGQAMDEEEGEGDEDAEYEIDEESGEIKPEARPVHLQNSVLVSLTLLLVVASLGAAWRQIAIEIAIDGSYVRLGLVALFPIQVFFSLFFAQVIVGCLAQIFGPIRQLTINSKFYSARPPRRLQSAVLPHITIQCPVYKEGLNAVILPTVKSIKQAMSTYELQGGSANMFINDDGLQLISEEERDARIEFYADNSIGWVARPKHGEDGFVRKGKFKKASNMNFGLMISCKVEERLQLIKRPADWSQSDEALAYEQALKEVLEENGRAWADGNIRVGDYILLIDSDTRVPTDCILDSVSEMEQSPDVGIMQFSSGVMQVVHTYFENGITFFTDLIYTAIRYTVSNGDVAPFVGHNAILRWSAIQQVSYQDEDGYDKFWSESHVSEDFDMSLRLQCNGYIIRLAAWAGDGFKEGVSLTVYDELARWEKYAFGCNELLFNPIRTWLWRGPFTPLFRRFIFSNIRFTSKITIVSYIGTYYAIGAAWIMTTANYFLMGWYNGYLDKYYLDSWQVWFSIIIVFNGLGNLSLAIMRYRSGERTIGYALWENFKWTLMLALFLGGLSLHVSQALLAHMFEIDMSWGSTSKEAEFSNFFIEVPKVLKKFRVSMLLSLLAIIGVIILATADFVPHDWRITDFVAILPMVTVAGSHLLLPLALNPALMTFSW, from the exons ATGGGTCTCGGCAGCTACTTCAAGGCCGAGCCTGCGCCTCCACTGCCGGCTGATCCTCCTCCTAGGAGACCCAGCCATCGTCCCTCAATTTCTCTACACCCTCCCAACGATGAAAAGGCTCCTCCGGCCGCCGTGATGGAGCTTCAGCCTCCCGGACCCAAGTTTACAGCGGGCCCTCCTTCAATAGCAGTCTCCAGCAAGTCGAGTGCCAGTGGCTTTCTTGATGATATTAAGCACGAGGTCATGGTGAACTACTTGTACCAACAGCAGTGTTCCATGCTTTgggttggagatggctcCGGTGAAATCGAAGGCGTGCTATTGCGCAAATCTCGCGGCCAGTACATGGCCTGCCCTCCACAGCTGGGACAATCGCCCTTCGCCGTCGCCTGCACCGCGCTCAACGTCCAG TGTGCCATGACGGTCAACTCTCGAGTTATCAAGACTTTTCTGCAGTGGTCGCCTGATGCAGTTGATATGCCCCTGATGAACGGTCTTCGTGTTCAGATTCTGCCTACGGTTAATGACCTTCCTCGAGCACGCAAGCATCAGTTCGCCGCCTTCATTGCTTCGGATGGCTTGCTTGTCGTATGGGACGATGACGCTTTGAACTTGATGGCTCGCGCAAAGATTATCGAGTCAGAGCTCATGGAGCTCGTGTGGAACTCGGGTCAAGCAatggatgaagaagaaggtgaagGTGATGAAGACGCCGAGTACGAGATTGACGAGGAGAGTGGAGAGATCAAGCCTGAGGCGCGGCCAGTTCACCTGCAGAACTCGGTGCTTGTCTCGCTTACCCTCCTACTCGTCGTGGCGTCTCTGGGAGCGGCTTGGAGACAGATTGCTATTGAGATTGCCATTGACGGCAGTTACGTGCGTCTTGGACTCGTCGCTCTCTTTCCCATTCaggtcttcttctccctcttctttgcTCAGGTCATCGTTGGTTGTTTGGCACAGATCTTTGGCCCCATCCGCCAACTGACCATCAACTCCAAGTTCTACTCAGCGCGCCCTCCCCGAAGACTCCAATCTGCCGTCCTGCCTCACATAACTATCCAGTGCCCTGTCTACAAGGAGGGTCTGAATGCTGTTATTCTTCCCACGGTCAAGTCCATCAAGCAGGCCATGTCAACCTACGAGCTTCAGGGTGGTTCTGCCAACATGTTTATCAACGATGATGGTCTTCAGCTCATCAGCGAAGAGGAGCGCGATGCCCGTATCGAGTTCTATGCCGACAACAGCATTGGCTGGGTCGCACGTCCCAAGCACGGTGAAGACGGCTTTGTGCGCAAGggcaagttcaagaaggctTCAAACATGAACTTTGGCCTCATGATCTCGTgcaaggttgaggagcgtCTGCAGCTCATCAAGCGTCCTGCCGACTGGAGCCAGAGCGATGAGGCCCTCGCCTACGAGCAGGCTCTCAAGGAGGTCCTTGAGGAGAACGGTCGCGCTTGGGCCGATGGCAACATTCGCGTGGGTGACTACATTCTCCTGATCGACTCGGACACGCGTGTTCCCACGGATTGTATCCTCGACTCTGTCTCTGAGATGGAGCAGTCCCCCGATGTCGGCATCATGCAGTTCTCCTCCGGTGTCATGCAGGTTGTTCACACCTACTTCGAGAACGGCATCACTTTCTTCACGGATCTCATCTACACTGCTATTCGTTACACGGTTTCCAATGGCGATGTTGCTCCCTTTGTCGGCCACAACGCTATCCTTCGCTGGTCTGCCATTCAACAGGTTTCCTAccaggatgaggatggctaCGATAAGTTCTGGTCTGAGAGTCACGTCTCGGAAGATTTCGACATGTCCCTCCGTCTCCAGTGCAATGGTTACATCATTCGTCTCGCTGCCTgggctggcgatggcttcaaggagGGTGTGTCCCTGACTGTGTACGATGAGTTGGCTCGATGGGAAAAGTACGCTTTTGGTTGCAACGAGCTTCTCTTCAACCCCATCCGTACCTGGTTATGGCGAGGTCCTTTCACTCCTCTCTTCCGCCGCTTCATATTCTCCAACATTCGCTTCACCTCCAAGATCACCATCGTGTCGTACATTGGCACTTACTATGCCATCGGTGCTGCTTGGATCATGACAACAGCCAACTACTTCCTGATGGGCTGGTATAACGGTTACCTCGACAAGTACTACCTCGACTCGTGGCAGGTGTggttctccatcatcatcgtcttcaaCGGGCTTGGTAACTTGTCTCTTGCCATCATGCGATATCGATCTGGTGAGCGTACTATAGGATACGCTCTCTGGGAGAACTTCAAGTGGACTCTCATGCTGGCCCTGTTCCTCGGTGGCCTGTCTCTGCACGTCAGCCAGGCTCTACTGGCGCACATGTTCGAGATCGACATGAGTTGGGGTTCCACTTCCAAGGAAGCCGAGTTTTCCAACTTCTTCATTGAGGTGCCCaaggtgttgaagaag TTCCGTGTTTCCATGCTTCTGTCTCTCTTGGCCATCATTGGTGTCATTATTCTTGCTACTGCAGACTTTGTCCCCCATGACTGGCGCATCACCGACTTTGTCGCCATCTTGCCCATGGTCACTGTGGCCGGAAGTCATCTTCTGCTGCCCCTTGCCCTCAACCCTGCCCTGATGACCTTCTCGTGGTGA
- a CDS encoding Palmitoyltransferase: protein MASKPDDDGFPAPHIPRSEVPGPPSIISSRMTDIASDDGGDSEAHRQRMSLPRSADVASRPGTARTGASSRGAWPGQLGGRKTYVSGVQAKRGSIASSTAGSTSQAPSLSTRSHVPSLTSHAFFRPMSSQKLQAQRGGSHRPPTMSQQTPGSPTSPTSPTSPVLDDHGAEAGGSQARQSIISNPIAQLQRPTSDDENMRPPPSRGTEMTEQETLDRITANTSPSHGHYPAGSLTDSVRPLQGKHSADQGHFQHSIVIDKSYKDLSNLPSPIKSPRSFRSSFLMPGRSEQGQQGQNRSTEGAEKLSSSASSPQLRPVDSQGPRHPRVPSKPSQKSDLGRVHQYFEGNTVFCLGGRWQNTKERPVNIATGFFVVIPCALFFGFEAPWLWKNISPAIPIIFAYLAYICFSSFIHASVSDPGILPRNLHQFPPVDDNDDPLQLSPPTTDWALIKSAESATAAMEVPVKHCRTCNIWRPPRAHHCRLCDNCVETHDHHCVWLNNCVGKRNYRYFFTFVSSATILSAYLIGTSLAQILIYKNREGISFGKAIDHFRVPFALVFLGFICFLYPAALMGYHIFLMARGETTREYMNSHKFIKKERFRAFSQANIIKNFIVVLCRPRQPTYYRFKSHYQEGDQRLGIHRDKRPRSSSQGLEMHSVKPAAQSFQGPVSLRNENNNHNNQ from the exons atggcttcgaagcccgatgacgatggcttcccaGCGCCTCATATCCCCCGTTCCGAGGTCCCCGGGCCACCGAGTATCATCTCCTCTCGAATGACCGATATTGCAAGCGATGATGGGGGCGACTCAGAGGCGCATCGGCAGAGGATGAGTCTGCCGCGGAGCGCGGATGTGGCCTCGAGACCTGGAACAGCCCGGACCGGAGCATCATCAAGGGGAGCATGGCCAGGCCAGCTAGGAGGGAGGAAGACGTACGTTTCCGGAGTCCAGGCCAAGAGAGGGAGCATTGCGAGTTCGACTGCTGGGTCTACAAGTCAAGCTCCAAGCTTGTCGACTCGAAGCCATGTCCCTTCGCTCACGTCGCATGCCTTTTTCCGACCCATGAGTTCGCAGAAACTACAGGCGCAGAGAGGAGGATCACACCGCCCGCCAACCATGAGCCAGCAGACACCAGGCTCGCCAACTTCACCGACTTCACCAACATCGCCAGTCCTAGATGACCACGGCGCCGAAGCAGgcggcagccaagccaggcaAAGCATCATTTCGAATCCGATTGCTCAGCTGCAGCGCCCgaccagcgacgacgagaacatGCGGCCCCCGCCATCTCGTGGCACCGAAATGACGGAACAGGAAACTCTGGACCGGATTACGGCAAACACAAGCCCAAGTCATGGCCATTACCCAGCCGGAAGTCTGACGGATAGTGTCCGTCCTCTTCAAGGCAAACATTCTGCAGACCAAGGCCATTTTCAACACAGCATTGTTATCGACAAGAGCTACAAGGACCTATCAAACCTTCCGAGCCCTATCAAGTCTCCCCGATCGTTTCGCTCAAGTTTCCTTATGCCTGGCCGAAGCGAGcaaggacaacaaggccagAACCGCAGCACCGAAGGAGCCGAGAAGCTATCGTCctctgcatcatcgccacAGCTTCGGCCTGTGGATTCTCAAGGACCACGCCATCCACGGGTGCCTTCTAAGCCCAGCCAGAAATCCGACCTCGGCCGGGTTCACCAGTATTTTGAGGGTAACACAGTATTCTGCCTAGGTGGGCGGTGGCAGAACACGAAGGAACGCCCGGTCAATATTGCGACAGGCTTCTTTGTCGTGATTCCCTGCGCCCTGTTCTTTGGGTTTGAGGCACCGTGGCTGTGGAAGAATATTTCGCCCGCCATTCCAATCATCTTCGCTTATCTGGCCTATATTTGTTTCTCCTCCTTTATTCATGCCTCTGTCTCGGACCCAGGG ATTCTTCCACGAAACCTTCACCAATTTCCGCCTGTTGATGACAACGATGACcccctccagctcagccCCCCTACAACAGACTGGGCGTTGATCAAGTCAGCTGAATCAGCGACTGCTGCAATGGAAGTTCCGGTTAAGCACTGTCGGACATGTAACATTTGGCGACCTCCGCGAGCCCACCACTGTCGCTTGTGCGACAACTGTGTCGAGACTCATGATCACCACTGCGTGTGGCTCAACAACTGCGTCGGAAAACGCAACTACCGATATTTCTTCACTTTTGTCTCATCAGCCACCATTCTCTCAGCCTACCTCATTGGTACCAGCCTTGCCCAGATCCTCATCTACAAGAACAGAGAAGGCATCTCATTTGGCAAGGCGATCGACCACTTTCGAGTTCCTTTTGCGCTAGTCTTTCTCGGATTCATCTGTTTTCTATAtccagcagccttgatgggataccacatcttcttgatggcccGAGGCGAGACGACAAGAGAGTACATGAACTCTCACAAGTTTATCAAAAAGGAGCGATTCAGGGCCTTTTCACaggccaacatcatcaagaacttTATCGTTGTCTTGTGCCGGCCGCGGCAACCGACCTATTATCGGTTCAAGTCTCACTATCAAGAGGGTGACCAGCGGCTTGGTATCCACAGGGACAAGCGGCCCAGGTCGAGCTCGCAGGGACTGGAGATGCACAGCGTCAAGCCTGCAGCACAAAGCTTTCAGGGTCCAGTTTCATTGAGGAACGAAAACAATAACCACAACAACCAATAA
- a CDS encoding Phosphoserine phosphatase has translation MADQASPAKQNAARPQLTSSMRSSSYLSDHQQYRPPRQEQSRQDQFHGIDTVVEDSGISVHAPVHHTKPILPFNGVPSDENPPTVVESGLSHSYSHPNCAPRAGQKSDRLIATLFYKPREDQASRSPVKTTFADSSEALPANLAPTNDPKEYPLEPPTQESEQLDHIYGSYISPLCITSFLHLMSSFPLPRDAEEPYSSHRCLDNQEQPRIVELTLSPAPAPEYLGLDDLRKHETIYRFEQEWNVDVILQRDTVWRRHPRLVVFDMDSTLITQEVIDLLADHVKDPPDLPARVAEITHRAMMGELEFEGSFRERVALLKGLPATLFEDLRPVLDVTKGVPELIRALKRLGVKTAVLSGGFQPLTGWLAGQLGIDYAHANHVVIENEKLTGEVKGIIVGKERKRDLLVEIAAKEGIDLSQVIAVGDGANDLLMMEKAGLGVAWNAKPRVQMEANARLNGESLLDLLHIIGFSSEEIRDLIA, from the coding sequence ATGGCAGACCAAGCGAGCCCCGCCAAACAGAATGCCGCACGGCCTCAGTTGACGAGCTCGATGAGGAGCAGCTCGTATCTCAGTGACCACCAGCAAtatcgccctcctcgacagGAGCAGTCTCGACAGGACCAGTTCCACGGCATTGACACCGTTGTGGAAGACTCGGGCATCTCTGTTCATGCTCCTGTCCATCACACCAAGCCAATCCTGCCCTTCAATGGCGTTCCCTCTGATGAGAATCCTCCGACTGTGGTCGAGAGCGGCCTGAGCCATTCCTACTCACACCCCAATTGCGCTCCTCGAGCTGGTCAGAAGTCGGATCGTCTCATTGCGACCCTCTTCTACAAGCCGAGGGAAGACCAGGCCTCACGATCACCTGTCAAGACCACTTTCGCAGACAGCAGTGAGGCCCTGCCTGCCAACCTGGCGCCCACCAACGACCCCAAGGAGTACCCCCTTGAGCCGCCCACTCAGGAATCTGAGCAGCTGGATCACATCTACGGCTCCTACATCTCGCCGCTATGCATCACCTcattcctccatctcatgtCTTCCTTCCCCCTTCCTCGAGATGCTGAAGAGCCTTACTCTTCTCACCGGTGCCTCGACAACCAGGAACAGCCGCGCATTGTTGAGCTGACGCTCTCTCCTGCACCGGCTCCTGAGTACCTTGGGCTCGACGACCTGCGGAAGCATGAGACGATTTATAGGTTCGAGCAGGAGTGGAACGTGGATGTGATTCTTCAGCGTGATACCGTTTGGAGGCGTCACCCGCGTCTGGTCGTCTTCGACATGGACAGCACCCTCATCACTCAGGAGGTCATTGATCTCCTGGCCGACCACGTTAAGGATCCCCCAGATCTGCCTGCTCGAGTTGCTGAGATTACGCATCgtgccatgatgggcgagcTTGAGTTTGAGGGCTCTTTCCGTGAGCGTGTTGCTCTGCTCAAGGGTCTTCCTGCTACCCTTTTCGAGGATCTGCGGCCGGTATTGGACGTTACCAAGGGTGTTCCCGAACTGATCAGGGCGTTGAAGCGACTTGGTGTCAAGACGGCAGTTCTCTCTGGCGGCTTCCAGCCCCTGAcaggctggctggctggacagCTGGGCATTGACTATGCGCACGCAAACCATGTGGTCATTGAAAACGAGAAGCTGACGGGTGAGGTGAAGGGCATCATTGTGGGCAAGGAGCGAAAGAGGGATCTCCTTGTGGAGATcgctgccaaggagggcaTCGACCTGTCTCAGGTTATCGCCGTTGGTGACGGTGCTAACGAcctgttgatgatggagaaggcaGGACTGGGAGTTGCCTGGAACGCGAAGCCGCGAGTGCAGATGGAGGCGAATGCTCGTCTGAACGGAGAGAGTCTGCTGGACCTCCTACACATTATTGGCTTTTCTTCTGAAGAGATTAGGGATTTGATTGCCTGA
- a CDS encoding TRNA(Phe) 7-((3-amino-3-carboxypropyl)-4-demethylwyosine(37)-N(4))-methyltransferase: MQGLDSCPPAFLDKKKKILEQLSVPNTEYTDASPKGSVDEGIRDLIDEINQSTGFVTTSSCAGRVSVFLEGRRVADINGEDEQVAGVGGKGAGGTWLFVSHDPVPDDGDENKDWSSTLGLGDSNAVQHVTGTVKERRLIHFKFEAMILHVLTASPEHAQLLLKCAFQAGFRESGALNIIPSGKDAATPMVAIRTMGLAFESLVGHQVDGHHLRLVSPEYLRTLISIANERFAENTKRIGRFRDAFREAVSAPAPRRNPEGEEWEDAAARRERKRAEGLRRKAELQKKREADSSVGDDIPVEGQEQTGLLVGL, encoded by the exons ATGCAGGGCCTCGACTCCTGTCCGCCTGCTTTTctcgacaagaagaaaaagatcCTCGAGCAGCTCTCTGTTCCTAACACTGAGTACACGGATGCTTCACCAAAAGGCTCTGTAGATGAGGGGATCCGGGacctcatcgacgagatcaacCAGTCGACAGGCTTTGTAACGACCAGCAGTTGCGCGGGACGAGTCAGTGTCTTTCTCGAGGGCCGGAGGGTTGCCGATATAAATGGAGAGGATGAACAAGTAGCGGGCGTCGGTGGAAAAGGTGCAGGAGGAACATGGTTATTCGTCTCTCATGATCCGGTGCCtgatgatggggatgagaACAAGGACTGGAGCAGTACATTGGGGCTTGGGGACTCAAACGCAGTTCAGCATGTGACTGGCACAGTCAAAGAGAGGAGACTCATTCATTTCAAGTTCGAGGCCATG ATACTCCACGTCCTCACGGCATCACCAGAACAtgcccagctcctcctcaagtGTGCCTTTCAGGCTGGCTTCCGCGAGTCTGGCGCTCTCAACATCATCCCGAGCGGCAAGGATGCTGCTACTCCCATGGTAGCCATTCGCACAATGGGTCTTGCCTTTGAGTCTCTCGTCGGACACCAAGTTGATGGTCACCATCTGCGTCTGGTATCACCCGAGTATCTTAGAACACTCATTAGCATTGCCAATGAGCGCTTTGCTGAGAATACAAAACGCATTGGACGGTTCCGGGATGCCTTCCGGGAGGCCGTATCTGCCCCGGCTCCGCGTCGGAATCCGGAGGGAGAAGAGTGGGAGGATGCGGCggcgagacgagagaggAAGCGTGCAGAAGGCCTCCGGCGGAAGGCCGAACTCCAGAAAAAGCGTGAAGCAGACAGTTCGGTAGGAGACGATATACCTGTCGAGGGTCAAGAGCAGACAGGCCTGCTCGTCGGTTTATGA
- a CDS encoding FAD-binding FR-type domain-containing protein, with translation MDFYRRRIASANSFMATSTLQSRAEAAHANPEQASYTPNYHSSLDGVNQPMNLLFKDVLWWTLGIMALIVLGIRIFEILWAKLRQVSTLNVAGNKQGYWRTSQWSWMPDLKKHIIYAPLWKKRHNREMRLSSAISMGTLPSRLHFVILFIYLGSNTAYMFVLDWANQNKMALCAELRGRSGTLSLVNMVPLIIFAGRNNPLIAILKISFDTYNLLHRWMGRIVVLEAIIHTIAWAIVAVDDIGWEGVGHSIATNLFVGSGAVGTVAMTLLLILSLSPLRHAFYETFLNVHIVLAFVAFIATWAHCASSELPGGLPQLPWIMAIMALWFADRLARMIRIVYVNWSAKGWTDAFCEDMPGNVTRVTLHLPRYVDVQPGTHAYLRFWGLCAWESHPFSIAWVEHVKDSSLPVLEKEPLNAIDKPNTTTKVSFLIGAQTGFTKKLNDRVSLSRRPLRIKAAMEGPYAGHNSLDSYGHVVLFAGSTGITHQVSYMRHLLQGYNDGTTATRRITLVWIIREYESLEWVRPYMDVILRMPNRKDVLRVQVFVTRPQNPSDIVSASATVRMFPGRPNIPLLLQKEVQEQMGAMCVTVCGPGALADDVREASRGVQGSSVVDFVEESFTW, from the coding sequence ATGGATTTCTACCGGCGCCGGATCGCCAGTGCCAACTCCTTCATGGCTACCTCGACCTTGCAGAGCCGTGCCGAGGCGGCTCACGCCAACCCCGAGCAGGCTTCTTATACACCCAACTACCACTCGAGTCTCGATGGCGTCAATCAACCTATGAATCTGCTTTTCAAGGATGTGCTCTGGTGGACACTGGGCATTATGGCCCTCATCGTTCTCGGCATCCGCATCTTCGAGATCCTCTGGGCAAAGCTCCGCCAGGTTTCGACGCTCAACGTGGCCGGCAACAAGCAGGGCTACTGGAGAACCTCGCAGTGGAGCTGGATGCCCGATCTCAAGAAGCACATCATCTATGCGCCGTTGTGGAAGAAGCGTCACAATAGAGAAATGAGGCTCTCTTCCGCCATCAGCATGGGTACTCTCCCCTCACGACTTCACTTTGTTATCCTCTTCATCTATCTCGGTAGCAACACTGCCTACATGTTTGTCCTCGACTGGGCCAATCAGAACAAGATGGCTCTCTGCGCTGAGCTTCGAGGCCGCTCTGGCACTCTGTCTCTGGTCAACATGGTGcccctcatcatctttgccggACGCAACAACCCCCTCATCGCCATTCTCAAGATCAGCTTCGATACCTACAACCTGCTTCATCGCTGGATGGGTCgcatcgtcgtccttgaggccATCATTCACACCATCGCCTGGGCGATTGTTGCTGTTGACGACATTGGTTGGGAGGGCGTTGGACATTCCATCGCCACCAACCTCTTTGTGGGTTCAGGAGCAGTCGGGACGGTGGCTATGACCCTCCTCCTGATTCTCTCGCTCTCGCCTCTGCGACACGCCTTCTACGAGACCTTTCTCAACGTCCACATCGTCTTGGCCTTTGTGGCCTTCATCGCCACCTGGGCTCACTGTGCCTCGTCCGAACTCCCTGGTGGTCTTCCCCAGCTCCCCTggatcatggccatcatggctctctgGTTCGCTGACCGCCTTGCTCGCATGATCCGGATCGTCTACGTCAACTGGTCCGCCAAGGGATGGACTGACGCTTTCTGCGAAGACATGCCTGGCAACGTCACCCGAGTAACACTTCACCTGCCCAGATACGTCGACGTGCAGCCCGGAACCCACGCCTACCTGCGATTCTGGGGCCTCTGCGCCTGGGAAAGCCACcccttctccatcgcctgGGTTGAGCACGTCAAGGACTCTTCCCTGCCCGTCCTCGAAAAGGAACCCTTGAACGCCATCGACAAGCCCAACACGACCACCAAGGTTTCATTCCTGATTGGTGCCCAGACCGgcttcaccaagaagctcaacgatCGCGTCTCCTTGTCCCGCCGACCCCTTcgcatcaaggctgccatgGAAGGCCCCTACGCCGGCCACAACAGCCTCGACTCGTACGGTCACGTCGTCCTCTTTGCCGGCTCGACTGGCATCACGCACCAGGTCTCGTACATGcgccacctcctccaaggaTACAACGACGGCACGACAGCGACTCGACGCATCACCCTCGTCTGGATCATCCGCGAGTACGAGTCCCTCGAGTGGGTTCGCCCGTACATGGACGTGATCCTCCGCATGCCCAACCGCAAAGACGTCCTCCGCGTCCAGGTCTTCGTGACTCGGCCTCAGAACCCAAGCGACATCGTCAGTGCTAGCGCCACAGTGCGCATGTTCCCAGGACGGCCTAACattcccctcctcctccagaagGAGGTCCAGGAGCAAATGGGAGCCATGTGCGTCACCGTGTGCGGTCCAGGTGCCCTCGCCGACGACGTCCGGGAAGCATCACGCGGAGTCCAGGGTTCGAGCGTTGTGGACTTTGTCGAGGAGAGCTTTACGTGGTAA